The Gemmatimonadota bacterium genome has a window encoding:
- a CDS encoding endonuclease/exonuclease/phosphatase family protein encodes MTRNHFLTALGVVLGLQMLRGLFPLLVFGLGDRFGWPAPVLGLIGLGTLGMAFPLWPAMRRGSACVAPAALSLVALRLLFQIRAVDPVASAGIAAAGVAAFLALLAALRRAIPARDVALGVLAGIGLDAALHAAAGTRPLHASGGWAAAAAVSVALATGVTALCPRRKRPAQSPASSFAERTTGLADLGWGPLFFLSLEWLSNVARLSARTGLSTPAAGTVVVLGAALAIVVAGAVCRVRRGSLATTLAAGLLLAALAWAAESGSLPAIPLLLAGQIAAAFLALRLGASRPGIASGVAFGTGFALLAALVFAAYGGYQLPLPFGRAAVHAFAAAALATAAVRRPARPDPARLFRRAPVVAMVLAAAALLPAARSLRRPAPPPPLPADAAPGELRIITLNLHNGFDEHGRFALDRMVAYLRDASPDVIALQEVSRGWLTNGSADLFELIFGELGFHGVHGPSEGADWGNAIFSRLPIMESTTHPLPPADLLVKRGWTTARFDAGGRIGGFLLHATHFHHPDSPADEAVRVRAARHLAGQLSQETGILLGDFNAEPAWDSMRILREAGWTHALDTSEGESGATWPASDPHQRIDAILLRGELKCVEARVGPAVGSDHRPVEARIR; translated from the coding sequence ATGACTCGCAATCACTTCCTGACCGCGCTCGGCGTCGTCCTTGGCCTGCAGATGCTCCGGGGGCTCTTCCCGCTGCTCGTTTTTGGGCTGGGAGACCGCTTCGGCTGGCCCGCGCCGGTGCTCGGACTCATCGGGCTGGGGACGCTGGGAATGGCCTTCCCGCTCTGGCCGGCCATGCGCCGGGGGAGTGCGTGTGTGGCTCCGGCAGCGCTGTCTCTGGTGGCGCTCCGGCTCCTCTTCCAGATCCGGGCGGTGGATCCCGTCGCTTCAGCGGGGATTGCCGCAGCCGGGGTTGCCGCCTTTCTCGCGCTTCTCGCCGCGCTTCGCCGTGCCATCCCCGCGCGGGATGTGGCGCTGGGGGTCCTGGCGGGGATCGGCCTCGACGCCGCCCTGCACGCCGCCGCGGGAACGCGCCCCCTTCATGCGTCGGGCGGGTGGGCGGCCGCCGCGGCGGTCTCCGTGGCACTGGCCACCGGAGTCACGGCGCTGTGCCCCCGGCGAAAGAGACCCGCGCAGTCTCCCGCCTCGTCCTTCGCCGAGCGCACCACAGGTCTGGCGGATCTGGGATGGGGACCGCTCTTTTTCCTCTCATTGGAGTGGCTTTCGAATGTCGCGCGGCTCTCGGCAAGAACGGGGCTCTCCACCCCCGCCGCGGGCACCGTTGTGGTACTCGGCGCGGCACTGGCCATCGTGGTGGCGGGAGCGGTATGTCGGGTTCGCCGGGGGTCACTCGCCACCACGCTTGCCGCCGGGCTTCTCCTTGCCGCGCTCGCATGGGCGGCGGAGTCCGGCTCCCTGCCCGCCATCCCGCTCCTTCTCGCGGGGCAGATCGCCGCGGCGTTCCTTGCGCTTCGTCTCGGCGCGTCCCGCCCGGGGATCGCCTCCGGCGTGGCCTTCGGAACCGGGTTTGCGCTCCTCGCCGCCCTGGTCTTCGCGGCCTACGGCGGCTACCAGCTCCCCCTCCCCTTCGGACGCGCCGCCGTCCATGCATTCGCCGCGGCGGCTCTGGCCACCGCTGCCGTTCGCCGGCCCGCCCGCCCGGATCCCGCCCGCCTCTTCCGGCGCGCGCCCGTGGTCGCGATGGTCCTCGCGGCCGCGGCGCTTCTCCCGGCAGCCCGGAGCCTGCGCCGTCCCGCCCCGCCGCCGCCTCTTCCGGCAGATGCCGCTCCGGGCGAACTTCGCATCATCACGCTGAATCTACACAACGGCTTCGACGAGCACGGGCGGTTCGCGCTGGACCGGATGGTCGCCTACCTGCGCGACGCCTCCCCCGATGTGATCGCTCTTCAGGAAGTGAGCCGAGGGTGGCTGACAAACGGCTCCGCGGACCTCTTCGAACTGATCTTCGGCGAACTCGGGTTTCATGGAGTCCATGGCCCGTCGGAAGGGGCGGACTGGGGGAACGCCATCTTCTCGCGACTCCCCATCATGGAGTCGACCACGCATCCGCTTCCCCCGGCTGACCTCCTGGTGAAGCGAGGCTGGACGACTGCCCGCTTCGATGCGGGGGGACGCATCGGCGGGTTCCTCCTGCACGCGACTCACTTCCACCATCCGGACAGCCCCGCCGACGAGGCCGTCCGCGTGCGGGCAGCGCGCCACCTGGCCGGGCAACTCTCGCAGGAGACCGGGATTCTGCTCGGCGACTTCAACGCGGAACCGGCGTGGGACTCCATGCGGATCCTGCGCGAAGCGGGCTGGACGCACGCATTGGATACCTCCGAAGGTGAGTCCGGGGCTACCTGGCCCGCAAGTGACCCGCACCAGCGCATCGACGCCATCCTGTTGCGTGGAGAGCTGAAGTGCGTGGAAGCGCGTGTCGGGCCGGCCGTCGGCTCCGACCACCGGCCTGTAGAGGCCCGTATTCGCTGA
- a CDS encoding glycoside hydrolase family 9 protein, with protein sequence MRRSGRNPSFVALLAVFCAVIPAATPRCTHAGQGPVHLNQFGFLTEGRKWAAVPVSGDGFEVRRHASHEVVFSGPLQLRRAADPASGQDVWEADFSALTEGGWYYLRVPRVGDSPPFLISDDIYDRLFRIAVQGLYYQRCGTAIGPIYGGQWQHDECHAAGPSAASYHWSTTSSNPAGFVDTRGGWHDAGNYGKYSTNNGYAVGILLQAYEQYPSLYRHDDCGIPESGNGIPDILDEARWSLEWMLRMQGIDGSVRHRESVAGYTGEAVPHLDEEHRYHTAISSDATAIHCAAMALAARVYRVQDRDFAAACSTSAASAWGWLLTHEDRVPVGGFANRFGHEGAEYILGSETERRFWAAAEIFRLTRWSAAREAVDEWWTSGGVDRVIYPDSWAAVANLGAFSYHDAPGADPDVVGGSWGGIEQTTRFNAEVWTNRSLQDGYGCVAKASPGYGDYYWGFTGVVLRYAWAQIQAWRYTGNESHREAASDQLHYILGRNPMGKCYMTGVGTRPVLHAHGAWNFAAGYVAVDDEDCAPVPGQLVGGPNQADNWHISSYPGRCYQDIADPAYANRGNYTLNEPAVNLQTALIALVGFLSSGNQAPGLLPPSEEEEVDRRWREEPVRVTRAFPNPGRGAITVQYLLPSPSPTRLSVHDVHGREVKTLVHSVQDPGPHNAVWSVPSIASGGPPPGVYYLRLSSDGQVSGARVVLTGP encoded by the coding sequence ATGAGACGATCCGGACGAAACCCCTCGTTTGTGGCGCTTCTTGCCGTGTTCTGCGCGGTGATCCCTGCGGCCACTCCCCGATGCACGCACGCGGGCCAGGGGCCTGTGCACCTGAACCAGTTCGGCTTCCTGACCGAAGGGCGCAAGTGGGCCGCCGTTCCGGTCTCCGGCGATGGGTTCGAAGTGCGGCGGCATGCGAGCCATGAGGTGGTCTTCTCCGGCCCGCTTCAGCTTCGAAGGGCCGCGGACCCCGCGAGTGGACAGGATGTCTGGGAGGCGGACTTCTCCGCGCTGACGGAGGGGGGCTGGTACTACCTTCGCGTTCCGCGTGTCGGGGACTCTCCTCCCTTCCTGATCTCCGATGACATTTACGACCGGCTGTTTCGGATTGCCGTTCAGGGCCTCTACTACCAGCGGTGCGGTACGGCCATCGGCCCGATCTACGGCGGGCAATGGCAGCATGACGAGTGCCACGCCGCGGGTCCTTCGGCCGCATCGTATCACTGGAGCACGACGAGCTCGAACCCGGCCGGATTTGTCGACACGCGCGGCGGCTGGCACGATGCGGGGAACTACGGCAAGTACTCCACGAACAACGGATACGCGGTGGGGATCCTGCTTCAGGCGTATGAGCAGTATCCGTCGCTGTACCGGCACGACGACTGCGGCATTCCCGAAAGCGGCAACGGCATTCCCGACATTCTCGATGAGGCGCGGTGGTCGCTGGAATGGATGCTTCGGATGCAGGGAATCGACGGGTCGGTTCGGCACCGCGAATCCGTGGCGGGGTACACGGGAGAAGCGGTTCCGCACCTCGACGAAGAGCATCGTTACCACACCGCCATCTCCAGCGACGCCACGGCCATCCACTGCGCGGCCATGGCGCTGGCGGCGCGCGTCTATCGGGTTCAGGATCGCGACTTCGCCGCAGCGTGCAGTACGAGCGCGGCCTCCGCATGGGGATGGCTTCTCACGCATGAGGATCGCGTTCCTGTCGGAGGGTTTGCGAATCGCTTCGGGCACGAGGGGGCGGAGTACATTCTCGGCAGCGAGACGGAGCGCCGGTTCTGGGCCGCGGCGGAGATCTTCCGGCTTACGCGGTGGAGTGCCGCACGAGAAGCGGTGGACGAGTGGTGGACCTCCGGGGGCGTCGATCGCGTCATCTACCCGGATTCGTGGGCGGCTGTCGCCAACCTCGGTGCGTTCAGTTACCACGATGCTCCCGGCGCGGACCCGGATGTGGTCGGCGGATCGTGGGGCGGTATCGAACAGACGACGCGGTTCAATGCAGAGGTCTGGACGAACCGGTCGCTTCAGGACGGTTACGGCTGCGTCGCGAAGGCCTCTCCCGGATACGGCGACTACTACTGGGGATTCACAGGCGTGGTGCTTCGCTATGCATGGGCGCAGATTCAGGCCTGGCGATACACGGGGAACGAAAGCCACCGGGAGGCCGCGTCCGACCAGCTTCACTACATTCTGGGGCGAAACCCGATGGGCAAGTGCTACATGACGGGCGTCGGGACGCGCCCGGTGCTGCACGCCCATGGTGCGTGGAACTTCGCGGCAGGGTATGTGGCGGTAGACGATGAAGACTGCGCTCCCGTTCCCGGGCAACTGGTCGGCGGGCCGAATCAGGCCGACAACTGGCATATCTCCTCGTACCCGGGTCGATGCTATCAGGACATCGCCGATCCGGCGTACGCGAACCGCGGGAACTACACGCTGAACGAACCGGCGGTGAACCTGCAGACGGCGTTGATTGCGCTGGTCGGATTCCTGAGTTCGGGCAATCAGGCACCCGGGCTCCTTCCCCCGTCCGAAGAGGAAGAGGTGGATCGCAGGTGGCGGGAGGAACCGGTTCGCGTGACGCGGGCATTTCCGAACCCGGGTCGAGGGGCGATCACCGTTCAGTACCTTCTCCCGTCGCCGTCACCCACGCGGCTGAGCGTGCATGATGTTCACGGGCGCGAGGTGAAGACACTGGTTCACAGCGTTCAGGATCCGGGCCCGCACAACGCCGTCTGGAGCGTGCCGTCGATTGCGTCCGGCGGGCCGCCTCCGGGCGTGTACTACCTTAGGCTGTCGTCGGACGGGCAGGTGAGTGGCGCGCGCGTCGTCCTGACGGGACCGTAG
- the nadA gene encoding quinolinate synthase NadA — protein sequence MNDTSPAETPSNPSGIRIIPDMPICQQDFPLDRYQDEFRPYAEEYLALPDRTPESVLPWMDGYIRPALEHFGPEMVLLAHYYMGGEIVKLVERYGGHIADSYELALQTRRSPETRIFVESAVHFMAESIAILAGPDQQVWITNPRSGCTMEMLAKEHMVEPVYTDLRERFGDDLLVVAYMNTSGRVKALAGETGGSVCTSSNARDVVLWALGEGKRILFVPDRHLGEVAAGWAGISREDLFVWEPAGEGRFPRVDELTPADRKRLDGARMILWGSHCGVHTVFTTEQVEYWRVRGHRVLVHPECPRAVVDAADGAGSTKYLWREILNAPAGSCLAVATEGHFVRNAREQAALRGVEVVHMADIPGRPGAMECGCATMSRNDPPHLVGILDLLRRGCPPDINRVLPGDSVDEVTGTRDRLPEEERTRIVRDARAALERMISVVNAAARG from the coding sequence ATGAACGACACTTCCCCGGCGGAAACGCCTTCGAACCCCAGCGGCATCCGTATCATCCCCGATATGCCGATCTGTCAGCAGGACTTCCCGCTGGATCGGTATCAGGATGAGTTCCGCCCGTACGCGGAAGAGTACCTGGCGCTTCCGGATCGAACGCCGGAGAGCGTTCTCCCCTGGATGGACGGGTACATCCGTCCCGCGCTGGAACACTTCGGTCCGGAGATGGTGCTTCTTGCGCACTACTACATGGGCGGGGAGATCGTGAAACTCGTGGAGCGATACGGGGGGCACATTGCGGATTCGTATGAACTGGCGCTCCAGACCCGGCGATCTCCGGAGACGCGGATCTTCGTCGAGTCCGCCGTTCACTTCATGGCGGAGTCGATCGCGATTCTCGCCGGTCCCGATCAGCAGGTATGGATCACCAACCCGCGCTCAGGCTGCACCATGGAGATGCTGGCGAAGGAGCACATGGTCGAACCGGTCTATACCGACCTGCGCGAACGCTTCGGCGACGATCTTCTCGTGGTCGCGTACATGAACACTTCCGGGCGCGTGAAGGCGCTGGCCGGAGAGACGGGCGGTTCTGTCTGCACCAGCTCCAACGCGCGGGATGTGGTTTTGTGGGCGCTGGGCGAAGGGAAGCGAATCCTGTTCGTCCCGGATCGGCATCTGGGAGAGGTCGCGGCGGGATGGGCCGGGATTTCTCGGGAGGATCTCTTCGTGTGGGAACCTGCCGGAGAAGGGCGCTTCCCCCGGGTTGATGAACTGACCCCCGCGGACCGGAAGCGGCTGGATGGCGCGCGCATGATCTTGTGGGGGAGTCATTGCGGCGTGCACACGGTCTTTACCACCGAGCAGGTGGAGTACTGGCGCGTCCGGGGGCATCGGGTGCTCGTACACCCCGAGTGCCCGCGGGCCGTCGTGGACGCGGCGGATGGCGCGGGCTCCACCAAGTACCTCTGGCGGGAGATTCTGAACGCGCCCGCCGGTTCGTGCCTCGCGGTCGCGACCGAGGGGCACTTCGTCAGAAACGCGCGGGAGCAGGCCGCGCTGCGTGGAGTGGAAGTGGTCCACATGGCGGACATTCCCGGGCGCCCGGGGGCGATGGAGTGCGGATGCGCGACGATGTCACGCAACGACCCGCCGCATCTTGTCGGCATTCTGGATCTGCTCCGTCGCGGATGCCCGCCGGACATCAACCGTGTACTGCCCGGAGATTCCGTCGACGAAGTGACGGGCACAAGAGACCGCCTGCCGGAGGAAGAACGGACGCGCATCGTTCGCGACGCGCGCGCCGCTCTGGAGCGGATGATCTCCGTGGTGAACGCCGCCGCCCGGGGGTGA
- a CDS encoding sulfatase, protein MRPRRTGRTPGVLAVALLLLVGGACSRKPSPGVVLITVDTLRASHLGCYGSARPTSPAMDALAASGVTFRDTFAPRAQTWPTLATVLTSLHPVTHGVRRNGQALEDGAQTIAEVLAKRGYDCASFLSNSGKAEWPGFSVSFDMRDQDASLATQAAGWLRARQGGNFFLWIHLFGPHRPFQPPVPLTPLFDRGYDGPIDGSIEQMDRITAERRELPETDLHHLIARYDAEIVAVDRLIGRLLETLQETGLDDNTLVVLASDHGEDLYQRNFYINHSASIYDSSLRIPLMLRWPGKVPAGRIAPGIVEALDIAPTVLDYLGISAPDAWEGVSLRGLAEGSPGARGKAAAFSELENRVLSVRTESHRFVSNPSGFAYRVGRTEPPAWIRFGERELFLIEEDPEELVNHAGELPEMEDELEARLRVWCADHDWEERARTHETRHVPEEIRRSLEAIGYVQ, encoded by the coding sequence TTGCGACCGCGACGGACTGGCCGAACGCCCGGGGTCCTCGCGGTCGCGCTGCTTCTGCTTGTCGGCGGTGCCTGTTCGCGGAAGCCGAGTCCCGGTGTCGTGCTGATCACGGTGGACACGCTGCGCGCCTCGCATCTGGGGTGCTACGGTTCCGCAAGGCCGACTTCTCCCGCCATGGACGCGCTGGCTGCATCGGGCGTCACCTTTCGTGACACCTTCGCCCCTCGCGCGCAGACATGGCCCACCCTTGCGACGGTTCTGACTTCGCTTCATCCCGTGACGCACGGCGTTCGCCGGAACGGACAGGCGCTGGAGGACGGCGCTCAGACAATCGCCGAGGTTCTGGCGAAGCGCGGGTACGACTGTGCATCGTTCCTGTCGAACAGCGGGAAGGCGGAGTGGCCCGGTTTCTCCGTGTCGTTCGACATGCGCGATCAGGATGCATCGCTGGCCACGCAGGCGGCGGGGTGGCTTCGCGCCCGGCAGGGAGGCAACTTCTTCCTCTGGATCCACCTCTTCGGCCCGCACCGGCCCTTCCAGCCGCCGGTTCCTCTGACCCCGCTCTTCGATCGTGGCTATGACGGTCCCATTGACGGCAGCATCGAGCAAATGGATCGCATCACCGCCGAGCGCCGCGAACTGCCGGAGACCGACCTGCATCACCTGATTGCGCGGTACGATGCCGAGATCGTGGCCGTGGATCGACTGATCGGACGGCTGCTGGAGACGCTTCAGGAGACCGGACTCGACGACAACACGCTCGTCGTTCTGGCTTCCGATCACGGAGAGGACCTCTATCAGCGGAACTTCTACATCAACCATTCCGCGTCGATCTATGACTCCTCCCTGCGCATTCCGCTCATGCTGCGCTGGCCGGGGAAGGTGCCCGCGGGGAGGATCGCGCCCGGGATTGTGGAGGCGCTCGATATCGCCCCGACCGTGCTGGACTACCTGGGCATCTCCGCGCCGGACGCATGGGAGGGGGTGAGCCTTCGCGGGCTTGCCGAGGGTTCCCCCGGTGCACGCGGGAAGGCCGCGGCCTTTTCGGAACTGGAGAACCGGGTGCTTTCGGTGCGAACGGAGTCGCATCGGTTTGTGTCAAATCCGTCGGGGTTCGCGTATCGGGTGGGCCGGACGGAGCCGCCTGCGTGGATCCGTTTCGGGGAGCGGGAGCTGTTTCTGATCGAGGAGGATCCGGAGGAACTGGTGAATCACGCCGGCGAACTCCCGGAGATGGAAGACGAACTGGAAGCGCGGCTTCGCGTCTGGTGTGCCGATCACGACTGGGAGGAGCGCGCGCGAACCCATGAGACGCGCCATGTGCCGGAGGAGATCCGCCGGTCGCTGGAGGCGATCGGATATGTGCAGTAG
- the ahcY gene encoding adenosylhomocysteinase: MNTTTKPGYKVLDITLADWGRREMTLAEQEMPGLMALRGKFGKEKPLAGARIAGCLHMTIQTAVLIETLRELGAEVQWSSCNIFSTQDHAAAAIAVTGVPVYAWKGETEEEYDWCIEQTLVFPDGQPLNMILDDGGDLTKLVHDKYPDYFQGIRGITEETTTGVRRLYQMHESGELSAPAINVNDSVTKSKFDNLYGCRESLADGIKRATDIMIAGKVVVVAGYGDVGKGCAHAMRSLGARVLVTEVDPIIALQAAMEGYEVTTMDEACTVGDIFVTATGCCDVVTGEHMSRMKNDSIVCNIGHFDSEIEASWLQKNAEREEVKPQVDRWKLPSGNHILLLAEGRLVNLGCATGHPSFVMSNSFTNQVLAQIELWAKRSDYEVGVFMLPKHLDEEVARLHLGKLGVKLTQLTPEQADYLGIPVEGPYKPEFYRY; this comes from the coding sequence TTGAACACGACGACGAAACCCGGATACAAGGTTCTCGACATCACGCTGGCCGACTGGGGCCGGCGGGAGATGACGCTGGCCGAGCAGGAAATGCCCGGGCTGATGGCGCTTCGCGGGAAGTTCGGCAAGGAGAAGCCGCTGGCCGGTGCACGGATCGCCGGGTGTCTTCACATGACGATCCAGACGGCGGTGCTCATCGAAACGCTCCGCGAACTCGGCGCCGAAGTACAGTGGTCGAGCTGCAACATCTTCTCCACGCAGGACCATGCCGCGGCGGCCATCGCCGTCACCGGCGTGCCCGTCTACGCATGGAAGGGCGAGACGGAAGAGGAGTACGACTGGTGCATCGAACAGACGCTGGTTTTCCCGGACGGGCAGCCGCTCAACATGATTCTCGACGACGGGGGGGACCTCACCAAGCTCGTCCATGACAAGTACCCGGACTACTTCCAGGGAATCCGCGGGATTACCGAGGAAACGACGACGGGCGTTCGGCGGCTCTACCAGATGCACGAGTCGGGAGAGCTGTCCGCCCCGGCGATCAATGTGAACGACTCCGTCACGAAGTCCAAGTTCGACAACCTCTACGGATGCCGCGAATCTCTTGCGGACGGGATCAAGCGTGCGACGGACATCATGATCGCGGGGAAGGTCGTGGTGGTCGCGGGTTACGGAGATGTCGGGAAGGGATGCGCGCACGCCATGCGGAGCCTCGGTGCGCGCGTGCTCGTCACGGAAGTGGACCCGATCATCGCGTTGCAGGCGGCCATGGAGGGCTACGAAGTCACGACCATGGACGAGGCCTGTACCGTGGGCGACATCTTCGTCACGGCGACCGGGTGCTGCGATGTCGTGACGGGTGAGCACATGAGTCGGATGAAGAACGACTCGATCGTCTGCAACATCGGGCACTTCGATTCGGAAATCGAAGCGTCCTGGCTTCAGAAGAACGCCGAACGCGAAGAGGTGAAGCCGCAGGTCGACCGATGGAAGCTCCCGTCCGGGAACCACATTCTGCTGCTCGCGGAGGGACGGCTGGTGAATCTGGGCTGTGCGACCGGGCATCCGTCGTTCGTGATGTCGAACTCGTTCACGAATCAGGTGCTGGCACAGATAGAGTTGTGGGCGAAGCGCTCGGACTATGAAGTGGGCGTGTTCATGCTGCCGAAGCACCTCGACGAGGAAGTCGCCAGGCTTCATCTGGGCAAGCTCGGCGTGAAGCTCACGCAACTCACGCCCGAGCAGGCCGACTACCTCGGGATTCCGGTGGAAGGGCCGTACAAGCCGGAGTTTTATCGGTACTGA
- a CDS encoding cold-shock protein has translation MHEGTVKWFNDSMGFGFISRESGRDVYVHFTAIRADGFRTLNEGDQVHFEVKAKGRGLHAENVIKV, from the coding sequence ATGCACGAAGGCACCGTGAAGTGGTTCAACGACTCCATGGGATTCGGCTTTATCTCAAGAGAATCGGGGCGTGATGTCTATGTTCACTTCACCGCCATCAGAGCCGATGGATTCCGCACGCTGAACGAAGGGGACCAGGTTCACTTTGAGGTGAAAGCGAAGGGCCGGGGACTCCACGCGGAGAATGTGATCAAGGTCTAG
- a CDS encoding metalloregulator ArsR/SmtB family transcription factor, with protein sequence MEEILRASKAVADRNRIRILRILTDGPFHVAELTGILGLGQSSVSRHLRILKDAGLVTVRRAGTWAFYSSAPAGEDSHASRLLGCLREEFAGADSPDLPAVERALAERRRETSAFFREIAPEYEERRAAAFDPTAHMDALVEVVGRAETLVDLGTGTGLALRDLARVSARLIGVDESAEMLGIARRRIDARELPEVDLRLGALEHLPLSDGEADVMVANLVLQHIADVRGVLPEIRRGLAAEGRLVIADLAEHGDEDLRETLGARWPGFSPPQLVSWLREAGFTRVTHRLVSTDSRSLAGPDVVLMEAMKP encoded by the coding sequence GTGGAAGAAATCCTGCGCGCCTCCAAGGCGGTCGCCGATCGAAACCGGATTCGCATTCTCCGGATCCTGACGGACGGCCCCTTTCATGTGGCGGAGCTTACCGGAATCCTGGGTCTCGGTCAGTCGTCGGTTTCCCGGCACCTTCGCATACTGAAGGATGCCGGGCTGGTCACGGTTCGGAGGGCCGGGACATGGGCGTTCTACTCCTCCGCACCCGCCGGGGAGGATTCGCACGCGTCCCGGCTGCTCGGGTGCCTGCGCGAGGAGTTCGCCGGGGCGGACTCGCCCGACCTCCCCGCGGTGGAGCGTGCTCTCGCGGAGCGTCGCCGGGAGACCTCGGCGTTCTTCCGCGAGATCGCCCCGGAGTACGAGGAGCGGCGCGCCGCCGCGTTTGACCCCACGGCTCACATGGACGCCCTGGTGGAAGTCGTGGGGCGCGCGGAGACGCTCGTGGACCTGGGGACGGGCACCGGGCTTGCGCTTCGGGATCTCGCGCGGGTGTCGGCTCGCCTCATTGGGGTGGACGAGTCGGCGGAGATGCTGGGGATCGCCCGGCGGCGGATCGACGCGCGGGAACTCCCCGAGGTGGACCTTCGGCTGGGTGCGCTGGAGCACCTGCCGCTGTCCGACGGCGAGGCCGATGTCATGGTCGCCAACCTTGTCCTGCAACACATCGCCGATGTGAGAGGCGTGTTGCCGGAGATCCGGCGTGGCCTGGCCGCCGAGGGGCGGCTGGTGATCGCGGACCTTGCCGAACACGGCGACGAGGACCTCCGCGAAACCCTCGGCGCCCGCTGGCCCGGATTCTCGCCGCCGCAGCTTGTGTCCTGGCTGCGGGAAGCGGGCTTCACGCGGGTGACGCACCGGCTTGTATCGACGGATTCGCGGAGTCTCGCGGGTCCGGATGTTGTCTTGATGGAAGCGATGAAACCCTGA